From one Eucalyptus grandis isolate ANBG69807.140 chromosome 9, ASM1654582v1, whole genome shotgun sequence genomic stretch:
- the LOC104419716 gene encoding mannan endo-1,4-beta-mannosidase 7: MKHFALPLLIAIVIHQACFHARLVEAGDGFVRARGIHFMLNGSPYYANGFNAYWLMYMASDPSQRHQVSAAFREASSHGLTVARTWAFSDGGYRPLQYSPGSYNEQMFQGLDFVIAEARRYGIKLILSLVNDYENFGGKKQYVNWARSRGQYLTSDDDFFRNPVVKGFYKNHVKTVLYRHNRFTGVLYKDDPTIMAWELMNEPRCTSDTSGRTIQAWITEMASFVKSIDRNHLLEVGLEGFYGQSTPQRKRLNPGFDIGTDFIANNRIPGIDFATAHSYPDQWVSSSNDQYQLSFLNTWLNTHIQDAQYILRKPILLTEFGKSQKDHGFSTYQRDQLFNMVYYKVYASAKRGGAAAGSLFWQLLTEGMDSFRDGYEVVLNQSPSTANIIAYQSHKLYQIRKIFARMRNVDRWKRARAARNRGRPIGN, encoded by the exons atgaAGCATTTTGCTCTGCCTCTGCTCATCGCCATTGTCATCCACCAGGCTTGTTTCCATGCCCGCCTGGTGGAAGCAGGCGATGGGTTCGTGAGGGCCAGAGGGATACACTTCATGCTGAACGGGAGCCCTTACTATGCCAACGGCTTCAATGCTTACTGGCTGATGTACATGGCCTCTGACCCTTCTCAGAGGCACCAGGTCTCGGCTGCATTCAGGGAGGCCTCGAGCCATGGCCTCACGGTGGCCAGGACCTGGGCCTTCAGCGACGGTGGCTATAGGCCTCTTCAGTACTCCCCTGGTTCCTACAATGAACAGATGTTTCAG ggCTTGGATTTTGTGATAGCTGAAGCCCGAAGGTATGGGATCAAGCTCATACTGAGCTTAGTGAATGACTATGAGAACTTTGGAGGGAAGAAGCAGTATGTTAATTGGGCCAGGAGTAGAGGGCAGTACTTGACGTCTGATGATGATTTCTTCAGGAACCCTGTTGTCAAAGGTTTTTACAAGAATCATGTCAAG ACTGTTCTTTATAGACATAACAGGTTCACTGGAGTACTCTACAAGGATGATCCGACAATCATGGCTTGGGAGCTCATGAATGAGCCTAGATGCACATCAGATACTTCAGGAAGAACCATTCAG GCTTGGATAACGGAGATGGCTTCTTTCGTGAAATCAATAGACCGGAATCACTTGCTCGAAGTGGGTCTAGAAGGATTTTATGGACAGTCAACTCCTCAGAGGAAGAGACTTAATCCCGGCTTCGATATTGGAACTGACTTCATTGCAAACAATCGAATTCCTGGGATTGACTTTGCCACCGCCCACTCGTATCCTGACCAATG GGTGTCGAGTTCGAATGATCAGTACCAGCTATCCTTCTTGAACACCTGGCTCAACACCCACATCCAAGATGCTCAGTACATCCTGAGGAAGCCGATACTCCTGACCGAGTTTGGGAAATCACAGAAGGACCACGGTTTCAGCACTTACCAGAGAGACCAGCTCTTCAACATGGTCTACTACAAGGTGTATGCGTCAGCTAAAAGAGGTGGGGCAGCCGCGGGAAGCCTGTTCTGGCAGCTTCTAACTGAAGGCATGGACTCTTTCCGAGATGGTTATGAGGTTGTCCTCAACCAGAGCCCCTCAACTGCGAACATCATCGCGTATCAGTCCCACAAGTTGTATCAGATTCGAAAGATCTTTGCGAGGATGAGAAACGTCGACAGATGGAAAAGAGCACGGGCTGCACGTAACAGGGGAAGGCCAATTGGGAATTGA
- the LOC104419717 gene encoding GTPase ERA-like, chloroplastic, whose amino-acid sequence MAGAPAMELSSLRPLSNLSPHSCFAAAGSSLFATRGSAPAVSRTGCRFRAPRAAGAGHRGLALERRRRQFWVDERESGAEEGRGEPSSYSADDDDDDDDDDDEAPLLSLSEKPDRSVALLDDYEMEELDYASNPDHRSGYVAVLGKPNVGKSTIANQMIGQKLSIVTDKPQTTRHRILGICSGPEYQMILYDTPGVIEKKMHKLDSMMMSNVRSAAINADCVLVLVDACKVPEKIDEVLEEGIRDLKNKVPTLLVMNKKDLIKPGEIAKKLQWYEKFTDVDDVIPVSAKYGHGVEDVKDWILSKLPLGPAYYPKDIVSEHPERFFVAEIVREKIFMQYRNEVPYASQVNVVSYKTRPNAKDFIQVEIVVEKNSQKIIMIGKQGRALKLLATAARLDIEDFLQKKVYLEIEVKVTENWRQDEGLLKYYGYGGQIRAL is encoded by the exons ATGGCCGGAGCTCCGGCGATGGAGCTGTCTTCTCTGCGCCCTCTCTCCAACCTCTCTCCTCACTCCTGCTTCGCCGCCGCCGGCAGCTCCCTCTTCGCCACTCGCGGGAGCGCCCCCGCGGTGTCCCGGACCGGGTGCCGGTTCCGGGCCCCGAGGGCCGCCGGCGCCGGCCACCGGGGCCTCGCTctggagcggcggcggcggcagttCTGGGTCGACGAGCGGGAGAGCGGCGCCGAGGAAGGCCGGGGAGAACCGAGCTCCTATTCTGcggatgacgatgacgatgacgacgatgacgacgacgaggCTCCGTTGTTGTCGTTGAGCGAGAAGCCGGACCGGAGCGTGGCGCTGCTCGATGATTACGAGATGGAGGAGCTCGATTATGCTTCCAACCCGGATCATAGAAGCG GATATGTGGCTGTTCTAGGAAAGCCTAATGTTGGGAAGAGTACAATTGCGAATCAAATGATAGGCCAGAAGTTGTCAATAGTTACAGATAAGCCGCAAACCACAAGGCATCGCATTCTTGGTATATGTTCAGGCCCAGAGTATCAG ATGATACTTTATGATACTCCTGGTGTAATTGAGAAGAAGATGCACAAATTGGACTCCATGATGATGAGTAATGTTCGAAGTGCTGCTATAAATGcggattgtgtattagttctcGTGGATGCATGTAAAGTACCTGAGAAA ATTGACGAAGTATTAGAAGAAGGTATCCGGGACCTGAAAAATAAGGTGCCAACTCTGCTAGTAATGAATAAGAAGGATCTGATCAAACCTGGTGAAATTGCGAAGAAGCTCCAG TGGTATGAGAAATTTACAGACGTGGATGATGTTATACCTGTGAGCGCCAAATATGGTCATGGTGTGGAAGATGTCAAGGACTGGATTTTATCCAAACTTCCTCTGGGGCCGGCTTATTATCCCAAG GACATTGTTAGTGAGCATCCAGAAAGATTCTTTGTGGCCGAAATAGTTAGAGAGAAGATTTTCATGCAATACCGCAATGAAGTTCCTTATGCTAGTCAG GTTAATGTGGTGAGCTACAAAACCAGGCCAAATGCTAAAGATTTTATACAAGTGGAGATTGTTGTAGAGAAGAACTCACAGAAGATCATCATGATTGGAAAA CAAGGGAGGGCTCTCAAGCTACTTGCTACTGCTGCTCGGCTTGATATTGAAGATTTCTTGCAGAAGAAAGTATATCTTGAG ATTGAGGTGAAGGTGACAGAGAATTGGCGGCAAGACGAAGGACTTCTCAAGTACTATGGTTATGGGGGACAGATTCGAGCACTATGA
- the LOC104419718 gene encoding uncharacterized protein LOC104419718: protein MPTFTAIALDRLLEPRTSRTADKSVNSPMPVPKLKPPRPEPVPSAKLERRRSTSVMERKVQRPQMTPALYATPESTPVPDSPSSFPPSPYIINHKRRGPHLVKSLSEDDVSARKKSMDEANTNSTVTEVKSEEIASVGDLPVTFTLSNTVEDEHVNGIDDVCEVGSSDRSASSALEVGTSNLNNGLVGETDTLVPVPMTPEREVDSEDFYDPQEAMSCTSNTEGEDNGTAERSVKFTTPMGEFFDAWEELSSDGGAQSSLRDLEEELRGIRLSLLMEIEKRKQAEETLSNVQSNWQKIRQQLSLAGLTLPADLTLESDQLSVEAAEQLNQQVQLARFVAEAIGRGMAKAEAETEMEAQLEVKNFEISRLWDRLHYYEAVNHEMSQRNQEAVETARRLRQQRKRRQRWVWGSIAVALSLGASALAWSYLPSGNGSRSDDNQASKSSNDTE, encoded by the exons ATGCCAACTTTTACTGCAATAGCTTTGGATAGGCTATTGGAACCCAGAACGTCCAGAACGGCCGATAAATCTGTTAATAGCCCCATGCCTGTTCCTAAGTTGAAGCCTCCTAGGCCTGAGCCAGTGCCTAGTGCGAAGCTGGAGAGGAGGAGAAGTACCTCGGTCATGGAGAGGAAAGTTCAGCGGCCTCAAATGACTCCGGCGCTCTATGCGACTCCAGAGAGTACCCCGGTTCCGGATTCACCGTCCTCGTTCCCTCCGTCCCCCTACATCATCAATCACAAGAGACGCGGCCCACATCTTGTGAAGAGCTTGTCCGAGGATGACGTTTCTGCTAGAAAGAAGAGCATGGACGAAGCAAACACCAATTCAACCGTAACTGAAGTGAAAAGTGAGGAGATTGCTTCTGTGGGGGATCTCCCTGTAACGTTTACACTATCTAATACGGTTGAAGACGAACATGTGAATGGTATTGATGATGTGTGTGAGGTTGGGAGCAGTGACAGGTCTGCGAGTAGTGCTCTGGAAGTTGGGACtagcaatttgaataatggCTTGGTGGGGGAAACTGATACGCTTGTTCCTGTTCCAATGACTCCCGAAAGAGaggttgatagtgaagatttttatGATCCTCAGGAAGCAATGAGTTGTACTAGTAACACTGAGGGAGAGGACAATGGCACCGCGGAACGGTCTGTGAAGTTCACCACGCCAATGGGAGAGTTCTTTGATGCATGGGAAG AACTATCCTCTGATGGTGGGGCACAATCTTCACTGCGTGATCTTGAAGAGGAATTGCGAGGGATCAGATTAAGTTTATTAATGGAGATTGAGAAGCGGAAGCAAGCAGAAGAAACCCTGAGCAATGTGCAAAGCAATTGGCAGAAAATTCGACAACAGCTATCACTGGCTGGTCTTACCCTTCCTGCAGATCTAACTTTGGAGTCTGACCAACTGAGTGTGGAGGCTGCAGAACAGCTGAATCAGCAAGTTCAACTTGCTCGTTTTGTTGCTGAAGCCATTGGAAGGGGCATGGCCAAGGCTGAAGCAGAGACAGAAATGGAAGCTCAGCTTGAGGTTAAGAACTTTGAGATTTCACGATTGTGGGATCGACTGCATTATTATGAGGCTGTAAATCATGAGATGTCTCAGAGGAACCAAGAAGCTGTTG AGACTGCTAGACGACTAAGGCAACAGAGGAAGAGGAGGCAGAGATGGGTGTGGGGTTCGATAGCTGTCGCCTTATCGCTCGGTGCTTCGGCATTAGCATGGTCATACCTCCCATCCGGCAACGGATCACGCAGCGATGATAATCAGGCGAGCAAAAGCAGCAACGACACCGAGTGA
- the LOC104419719 gene encoding uncharacterized protein LOC104419719 has product MFRAFSTRKGHGRYEKLGHESAAPPVEAAELKRTTSLPAGRFGSSSGPTPQVAFPADPQGKPPKKVNKSHPLFGLFDARRKKKTTARPDLARYLEYVKEGGSWDANLDKPVMHYS; this is encoded by the coding sequence ATGTTCAGAGCTTTCAGCACCAGAAAAGGCCACGGCAGATACGAGAAGTTAGGCCATGAGTCTGCCGCGCCTCCTGTGGAAGCCGCAGAACTGAAAAGGACTACGAGTTTGCCCGCCGGAAGGTTCGGTTCGTCTTCGGGCCCGACGCCGCAGGTAGCCTTTCCGGCCGATCCCCAGGGGAAGCCTCCCAAGAAGGTCAACAAGAGTCACCCCCTGTTTGGTCTCTTCGACGCTCGCCGCAAGAAGAAGACCACGGCGAGGCCCGATCTAGCCAGGTATCTTGAATATGTGAAGGAGGGCGGGTCGTGGGATGCGAACTTGGATAAGCCCGTGATGCATTATAGCTGA
- the LOC104419720 gene encoding gamma carbonic anhydrase 1, mitochondrial: MGTLGKAIYSVGFWIRETGQALDRLGCRLQGSYYFQEQLSRHRTLMNVFDKAPVIDKDVFVAPSASIIGDIQIGRGSSIWYGCVLRGDVNNISIGAGTNIQDNSLVHVAKSNLSGKVLPTIIGDNVTVGHSAVLHGCTVEDEAFVGMGATLLDGVYVEKHAMVAAGALVRQNTRVPCGEVWGGNPAKFLRKLTEEEMAFISQSAVNYSNLAQVHAAENAKSFDEIEFEKVLRKKFARRDEEYDSMLGVVRETPPELILPDNILQDKLQKAT; this comes from the exons ATGGGCACGCTGGGGAAAGCGATCTACTCCGTCGGGTTCTGGATCCGGGAGACCGGCCAAGCCCTCGATCGCCTCGGGTGCCGATTGCAGGGGAGCTACTACTTCCAGGAACAAT TATCAAGGCATCGGACGCTCATGAACGTATTTGACAAAGCTCCTGTAATTGACAAAGATGTATTTGTGGCCCCAAGTGCATCCATCATTGGTGACATTCAGATTGGCAGAGGTTCCTCCATTTGGTATGGGTGTGTTTTGAGGG GTGATGTAAACAACATTAGCATCGGAGCAGGGACCAATATACAAGACAACTCTCTTGTTCATGTGGCAAAATCAAACTTAAGTGGCAAGGTTTTGCCAACTATTATCGGAGATAATGTTACTGTAG GTCATAGTGCTGTTTTACATGGATGTACTGTTGAGGACGAGGCATTTGTTGGTATGGGTGCCACTCTTCTTGATGGAGTCTATGTTGAGAAGCATGCCATGGTTGCTGCTGGAGCCCTTGTAAGGCAGAATACAAGAGTTCCTTGTGGAGAG GTATGGGGAGGGAATCCAGCCAAGTTCCTGAGGAAGCTCACGGAAGAAGAGATGGCTTTCATATCACAGTCAGCTGTAAATTACTCCAACTTGGCTCAGGTCCATGCCGCTGAAAATGCAAAGAGCTTTGATGAGATTGAGTTTGAGAAGGTGCTCCGCAAAAAGTTTGCTCGCCGTGATGAGGAGTATGACTCTATGCTGGGTGTTGTTCGGGAAACACCTCCAGAGCTTATCCTTCCAGATAATATTTTACAAGATAAATTGCAGAAGGCAACTTGA
- the LOC104419721 gene encoding soluble inorganic pyrophosphatase PPA1: protein MANSGKGASGKHSAFHGIALNERILTSMTRRSVAAHPWHDLEIGPGAPAVFNCVVEISKGSKVKYELDKTTGLIKVDRVLYSSVVYPHNYGFIPRTICEDSDPMDVLVLMQEPILPGSFLRARAIGLMPMIDQGEKDDKIIAVCADDPEFRHYTDIKQLPPHRLAEIRRFFEDYKKNENKVVNVEDFLPAESAIDAIKYSMDLYASYIVESLRQ from the exons ATGGCCAACTCTGGTAAAGGAGCAAGTGGGAAGCATTCAGCATTTCATGGCATTGCCCTGAATGAAAGGATTCTGACCTCAATGACTCGACGATCTGTAGCTGCTCACCCGTGGCATGACCTGGAAATCG GACCAGGTGCTCCAGCAGTTTTTAATTGT GTCGTTGAGATTAGCAAAGGTAGCAAGGTGAAGTACGAGCTTGACAAAACCACTGGTCTTATAAAG GTTGATCGTGTTCTCTACTCTTCAGTGGTTTACCCGCACAACTATGGTTTCATCCCGCGTACAATTTGCGAAGATAGTGATCCCATGGACGTATTGGTACTGATGCAG GAGCCCATCTTGCCTGGTTCATTCCTCCGTGCTCGGGCTATTGGATTAATGCCAATGATCGATCAG GGTGAAAAGGATGACAAGATTATTGCTGTTTGTGCTGATGATCCTGAGTTTCGCCATTACACGGACATTAAGCAGCTTCCTCCTCATCGCCTTGCTGAGATCCGGCGTTTTTTTGAGGACT ACAAGAAGAATGAGAACAAGGTGGTTAACGTTGAGGACTTTCTGCCAGCTGAGTCTGCCATTGATGCCATCAAGTACTCCAT GGACTTGTATGCATCTTACATTGTCGAAAGCTTGAGGCAGTGA